CGGCCCGCCGGCGCCGGGACGTCGAGGACGTCGTGCACCATGCCGGTGGCGGTGATGAAGTTGGCTTCCGGCTGCTCGTCCGCCCAGCGCTCGATCGTGGCGCGCTCGTGCGTGGCCTGGGTCTGCCAGGCGAAGGAGACCGGGTGGCGGGCAGGAGTCGGACAGCCGATGCGCTCGCAGGAGCAGCGGAAACCGGCCGGATGCGCGGCCGGCGCCAGCGGCAGTCCGGCACCCGCGGTGGCGGTCAGCAGTTCGAGGCGGCCCGAGCCGGCTTCGGCGGCGGCGTCCTCGCGGGCGCGCCTGCGCAGCCACTGCGGCAGCCGGTTCTCCCAGCCCGTCCTGCCGCGCGCCCCCCGCTCGCGGTCACGCTCGTGATCGGTGCCGCCCGCACGGTCTGCACCGCCGTTGCCTTCGGTACCGCCGTTGCCTTGGATGCCGCCGATGCCTTGGCTGCCCTCGCCCATCGATCCCCTCACCTCAGCTCTCCCCCTGTGGTCCCCGCCATGGTCCCACCATCGGGCGGACGAGGTGGCCGCACCCCCCGATCGGGTGGCCGGGCGCCGGTCAGGGCGGGGTTCGGGGCGCCGGTCCCCGGGCAGCGGCGACGGCGTGCGCGGCAGGCCGTTTCACAAGGCTGCACGCCAGTAATACATGTAGCAATACAAGTGACGAACCACCCGTTCGAATCACGCGCGTAGCCCCTGGATGGCGCACTATTGCTGCACGCACAACCGTGCGCCGCTGCTTTGCTCTGACGTTCCTGAGGAGCCTGCATTGCCTCGTGACGCTAGATCCCGCCGCTACCTGATGTGCCCACCCACGCACTTCGAGGTGACGTACTCCATCAACCCCTGGATGGACCCCGGGAAGCCCGTCGACCTGCCGCTGGCCATGGCCCAGTGGGAAGACCTGCGCGACCGCTTCACCGCGCTCGGCCACACCGTCGAACTGCTCGACCCACGCCCCGACCTGCCCGACATGGTGTACGCGGCGAACGGCGCGACCGTGGTGGACGGCCGGGTGCTCGGCGCGCGCTTCGCGCACCGGGAGCGGGAGGCGGAGGCGGAGGCGCATCTGGAGTGGTTCCGTGCGCACGGGTTCGCCGAGATCCACGAGCCCCTGCACATCAACGAGGGGGAGGGGGACTTCGCGGTCACCTCGACCTATGTGCTCGCCGGGCAGGGCTTCCGTTCCAGCCCGCTGTCCCACGGCGAGGCCCAGGAGTTCTTCGGCAGGCCGGTGATCGGCCTGGAACTGGTGGATCCGCGCTACTACCACCTCGACACGGCGCTGTCCGTGCTGGACGACGAGCGCGACGAGATCATGTACTACCCCGGCGCCTTCTCGCCCGGCAGCCGGGCGGTGCTCGCCCGGCTCTTCCCCGACGCCCTGCTCACCAGCCGTGAGGACGCGGCGAAGCTGGGGCTGAACGCAGTGAGCGACGGCCGCCATGTGGTGCTTCCCCAGGCGGCGACGGGCCTGTTCGAGCCGCTGCGGGAGCGTGGCTTCGAGCCCGTCGGCGTGGACCTCGGGGAGTTGCTGAAGGGCGGCGGCAGCGTGAAGTGCTGCACGCAGGAGCTGCGCCCCTGAGCGGGCTCCGCACATCCCGGGTGCCGGCGTCCGGCGCCCGGGACACCTCGTAGAATTCGCCGGTGAACGCCGCTGAACCCGCCCGCTCCCCCGGCCGTCTCCCCGGCCCCGACCTCGGCCCCGGCACGCCCCGGGCGGATCTCGGCACCGCCCTCGCGGGCCTCCTGGACGGGCTGCCGCAGGGCAGGGTCGCCCAGGCCGTGGACCGCCTGATCAGCAACTACCGGGGGGACACCCCGACGGACGCCCCGGTGCTGCG
This DNA window, taken from Streptomyces sp. SCSIO 30461, encodes the following:
- a CDS encoding bifunctional DNA primase/polymerase; translation: MGEGSQGIGGIQGNGGTEGNGGADRAGGTDHERDRERGARGRTGWENRLPQWLRRRAREDAAAEAGSGRLELLTATAGAGLPLAPAAHPAGFRCSCERIGCPTPARHPVSFAWQTQATHERATIERWADEQPEANFITATGMVHDVLDVPAPAGRAALERLLGEGTEVGPVAESGEGRMLFFTATRGTPEDEDEWWPCALDCHPETMDEHPGLRWHSRGSYVLVPPARLPDGLTVDWVRGPEHQLPDPLTLLEALADACARYADEADEHDQHSVAWPVRR
- the ddaH gene encoding dimethylargininase produces the protein MPRDARSRRYLMCPPTHFEVTYSINPWMDPGKPVDLPLAMAQWEDLRDRFTALGHTVELLDPRPDLPDMVYAANGATVVDGRVLGARFAHREREAEAEAHLEWFRAHGFAEIHEPLHINEGEGDFAVTSTYVLAGQGFRSSPLSHGEAQEFFGRPVIGLELVDPRYYHLDTALSVLDDERDEIMYYPGAFSPGSRAVLARLFPDALLTSREDAAKLGLNAVSDGRHVVLPQAATGLFEPLRERGFEPVGVDLGELLKGGGSVKCCTQELRP